The segment CCAGGACTATCAAGGTGTTTTTATTCGAGGCGCTCAACCTTACGAGGTTTTTGCCGCTGAAATTGACGAGCAGAAAAATAACAAATGAGAATTTTCATCCTCGACGACGACAAGGACTTCGCGCGCATCTTACAATTGCAACTTAAGCAGCTTTTCCCCGCTGTTAAGTTCACACATGTAGAAACTATTGCCACCGCCCGTGAAACATTAGCGCAAGAAGCGCCCTTTGATTTGGCAATCTTTGACCAGAATTTACCTGACGGCTTGGGCTATGAATTAATTGCAAATCCCAAACTCGAGCAGACAACCGTGCTAGCAGTGAGTTCAGATGACGCGCCTGCTTTGCCGGCAAAAACTTTAGTTGCTGGAGCTGATCATTTTCTCGCCAAACGTCAAGTTTCATTGCCGCTATTTCTTCCACTGGTTGAGGCCCTCTTAACACGGAAAAAACTCGAACAGGAGTTATTGCAAGGGAAACTCATGCAAGAACGCATGGGCACAATTCGCACACTGCTTTCGACGCTACAGCATGAAATTAATAATCCACTTGGCGCAGTCCTTGGCGCAGCATACTTGATTAAACAGAATTCCAGCACCGACCCGGCAACTGCTGACCTGGGGAAATTAATTGAAGACAGCGGCAAGCGCATTAATCATGTTTTAACTCAACTGCTAGACGCAATAGAGCTTGATGCAACAAACAAAGGTCCAGAAAAAATGTTTCATGTGCCCGGCGACAAAGCTTGGGATAAGCAGAGTTAATACGGATGAGCCGTTGGTGGTGGCAACTAGAAATTCAGGGTGATCGTGCTGAAGAGCTAATTTTCGCAATCCCCGATCTAGAGATACAAGGCACTGAAGTATTGAACTCAAATCTTTTGCGCGTTTATTTGTCGGCAGAAGAATCCTCGACTGATTTAGCATTGCTTCACGGTAAACTTGAAACTTTTGGCCTAACTTTAGTTTCTACCACTAAAGTAGCAGAAAGAAATTGGGTTTTAGAATCTCAAACTAGCTGGCCCGACATCCAGATCGGGGAACTAACTGTTAAATTTACTCCTAGTCCTGAGAATGCGGTTCAGCAGAATCTAGATCGTAGAACCCTATTAGTTGTTCCCAGTATGGGCTTTGGCACAGGAGAGCATGAAACAACAAGAATGATGCTTGAGCTGATGCAGAGTCCTGGAATCATGGCGGCCACAAACAAGTCTGTGCTTGATGTCGGAACAGGGAGTGGAATTTTATCTATTGCAGCAGCAAAGCTTTACGAAGCAAGCATAACTGCGATTGAAATTGATGGACAAGCAGTTGCAAATGCAAGTGAAAATATTGCCTTGAATTCCTTCTCGGAAGAAAATATCCGGTTGATTCATGGCGATATTAAACTCGCAGCAGAAACTTATGACCTAATTTTAGCCAATATTTATGCCGAGGTTTTGCTTGAGCTTAAAGCTGACCTGATTAAGAGATTAAACCCTGGCGGATCGTTAATCATCTCTGGAATTTTAGCTGAGAAGGAAAAGTTAATTCTAGCTGAGTTTTCCGAAAATTTGACCGTTCAATCAATTCAGCGTCAAGGACTCTGGATTGCTGTAAGCTTAAGAAAGTGAACAAGGCTTCAAATTTGAACCTGCATGATTGAAACCTTGTCCACCTTCAGTCAGCGTACGCCTGCCTTGTCTTTCCCCTCAGCGCGGTGAAATTCTTGTCGACGCTGCTTCTTCATGCCTGGCGGAAGATCTCCAATCCAAGTATGAGGAACTTCAAGACTTTTCAGGGAGTCGCGCAAGCTTTCTGCCGAGAGCAAAGAATTCGCTTCGACCTGCCAACCCTTTGAGCTCAGAAGTTCTTGCGCATTCGTTCGCGTCTGCGGATCTCCTGAAACAAAAACGGCTCGACCCTCTGCCTGAAGCGCACCAAGTTTTAGCACGACTTCTCGTGACATGATCTCTTTGTTGTCTTTGCAAAGAGTGCCATGTAAAACGACGATTCCGGTGTCACCGAGTTCACCCAAATGGCGGATCTCGGTTCCGGCGATATGACCAATCACGATCGTAATTTCCGGTTCCATATTTCTCCTTCACCGCTCTGGCGGTGGACGTAAAAAGCTAAACCTAGCCGCTTACGTCCAGCGCCCGCGTAAAGAAAATGTAAAACCTTACTGAATTTGAAGCCTTGTTTCTCATCACGAAAGGGAAACGACTTAGGCGCATTTCTCCTTAAGTATTGAGAAACAATCTCAACTAAATACCCTGAGGGAAATGAGAAAGAGCGAGAACAATATATCAGAACTGCCACAATTTGAAGAAAGTGTCTATGCTATCCATCAACAGCAAACCAGGAGATGGATAAATTTATGCGGTCTGTTTATTTGACAATATTTTCAGCCCTTTTATGGACTTACTCACAATCCGAAACCCTAGCTCAAGCTCCTGCCTTAAATATTAAATTGACCGAGATTGCAACTGGCCTGAATGCGCCAGTTTATCTTACACACTCAAGCGATCATAGCACTCGGCTCTATGTTTTAGAACAAGCAGGGAAAATCAAGATTGTCGAAAACGCTGCAATACTTGCTACCCCCTTCCTAGACATCTCTACTGAAATATCATCTGGGGGTGAGCGCGGACTACTTGGACTTGCCTTTCATCCTGATTATCAGTCCAACCGAAGGTTTTTTATCTATGTAACTAACCCTCAAGGCGACATTGAAATTTTTGAATATAAAGCATCTGCAAAAAATAGCCTGGTTGCAGATCCAGCAAGTAAGAAAAGTATTATCCAAATTCCCCACCCTAAGTACGGGAACCATAACGGCGGCTGCTTGAAATTTGGCCCAGATGGATATTTGTATTTTGCCACAGGAGATGGTGGAGGGGCCGGTGATACGCGTGGAAACGCTCAGAATTTATCCTCCCTACTCGGCAAAATGCTGAGAATCGACATCAATGCCAAGGCTGGCACATATCAGGTCCCGCATGACAACCCCTTTACAGATGATTTAAGCGCCAAGAAAGGCATAAAACCAGAAATTTGGGCATATGGCCTACGCAATCCCTGGCGCTTTAGTTTTGACCGTAAAACAGGGGTTTTATATGCGGGGGACGTGGGTCAAAATCGTGTTGAGGAAATCGATATTATCGAACGCGGGGCAAACTACGGATGGAATATCATGGAGGGCATGTTCTGCTTCAAACCTGAAAAAGGCTGCTTGCGTGAAAAACTTAAAATGCCAATTCAACAATATGCTAGAAAAAGCGGGACTTCAATCATTGGCGGCTATATCTATCGTGGCAAAAAAATTCCAGAGCTCACGGGCAAGTATCTCTTCGGGGATTTCACGGGAGGAATGATCTGGACACTAACACCAAATGCCAACGATCAATGGTCTCGCGCTGATTTAATTGCTGCACCTGGAATGATTAGTTCTTTTGGCGAAGATCAAGCTGGGGAACTCTATGTGCTTGGTTATCAGGGCAATGTCTATCGGATTGATCCGGCCATTAGTAATTCCTACAAAAGATCGCGAGATTAATGCCTGCACAGTATAAAAAGTTGAATTCGATAAACTTCCACTCGACAAAAATGTTCAATAAAAGCTAGGGTTTGCCAAAGAACTTAACAGGGTTTGGTCAAATTTTGTGCTTATCTTATCAGCTATCTTAGTATTTTTTATTGCCTCAGCTGCTTGGGTAAGTAACTCGTTACCGATCGCCATTCTTCTGCTCGGCGCTGTGCTACTTGCTTATCATGTCCCTAAATTTAGCTATTACTCTTTCTTTTTGATTTTACCGGTATTTGGACACAAGCCCGGCACCTGGCAAACAGCATTTCTCCTTTATCTATCTGGAGCGCTCTTAATTGGTTCTTGTCTGAGAAATTTAGTCAAACAAGATTGCACTACGCGCTCAGCAAATTCAACATTAATCAATTCCTACCTTTTAATTTCATCGCTCAGCCTCCTTGGCCTTCCACTCAAAGATCTATTGTTTGACTTAAAAAGCAAATTCCCTCCGCTGGGAAGCTTTGCATTAATTCCTTTCAGCTTAACGAGGCTTGCAACCGCTACTGAAGAATTAATTTACTATCCGCTACTGGCCTTAGTCTTGCTTTTCCTTGCAGTGCTAATCGAAAGGAATTCGCATCAGTTCCTCACTGCTAAAGAGCGTGCCCAAGCCTTAGCACTAGGATTACTCTTCACAATTATTCTTGGTTTTCTCGGTTACTATGGGATGATCCCGCTTCAGGAGCTGCGTGGACTTGACCCCACTGTCAATGCCGGCGGAGTAGAGTTTCGCATGCAATCACTGTTCGGGCACTCTGGCTGGTTTGCCGAGTATGTAACCTTAACGATTCCCTGCATCTTATTAATTCTCCTGATCCCAAAAACATACTGGCTGAGAATCACTTTAATTTTAGTCGCTGCATTAATTGGAGAACTTACACTGGTAATGACTTATCAGCGTGGTGGTTGGCTTTCCTATCCCCTCACCTTATTTATAATTTGGGGCATGATTTACTTAGTGCGTTGCCACGAACAGGGTGAAGCAAACGCACTTTGTGCACTTAAAAAATCCTTTCTTAAAATCATGCTTAGTTTCCCTTTGACATTAGTGATTACAGCCGGAGTGCTACATTTAAGCGGACTTGATCTTGGGGCATATAAATCACGCGCACTTGAAATTAGTAAAACCTCGGATCGCACAGATTTCGTTCGTGCAGGGGTGATGCTCGGAATGCTTCGGCCGATGCTTGGTCTTGGTGGCGAATCATTTGCTTACCAGTTTGAAAAAGAATTTGTGGCAAAGTCAGGAACCTACTTTAAGAGTATCGATCTACCGCTGCATGGAACAGCGCATAACGTCTACGCCCAAACTTTTGCTGGGAAAGGCCTGCTTGGCTTACTTGCCTTAATTCTCATCGCCTTAAAGCCGTTACAGTTGTTACTGCAGAGTATTAAAACAAATCAACAGCTTGAGCAGATTATTCTTAATGCAATCGCTGCATGCTCAGGAATTGCTTTTTTGATTTACGGTAATGTGCAGGAAATATTTTATATTCCAGCCCTCGGGTTTATTTTCTTCATCCTAATTGGGCTGACAAGCGGTGTAACATCCTCTCAAGCAGAGCAACATAGCCGTAAAGCCTTATCTATCTACGCAGCGATATTGATTGTAGGAGCGCTACATCATTATCTCCCTCCTGTCTCTGGACTCACACAACCCGAAGTTGGGTGCTATCCACCGGAAGCAAACGGGGCACGTTGGTGCGGTAGGCGGGCATTAGTTAGACTTGATGGACTAGTCGCTAAGCGTGAGCTTGAAGTCTCAGCTGGTCCATATCACGGAGCAACCCAGACATTAATCATTGAAGACCCTACTGGCCAGCAACTCTGGGCAGAAGCTCTAGCCCCAAACACAAGCACGAAAATCGCACTTGATACTCTGCGAAA is part of the bacterium genome and harbors:
- a CDS encoding response regulator, whose protein sequence is MRIFILDDDKDFARILQLQLKQLFPAVKFTHVETIATARETLAQEAPFDLAIFDQNLPDGLGYELIANPKLEQTTVLAVSSDDAPALPAKTLVAGADHFLAKRQVSLPLFLPLVEALLTRKKLEQELLQGKLMQERMGTIRTLLSTLQHEINNPLGAVLGAAYLIKQNSSTDPATADLGKLIEDSGKRINHVLTQLLDAIELDATNKGPEKMFHVPGDKAWDKQS
- a CDS encoding 50S ribosomal protein L11 methyltransferase; amino-acid sequence: MSRWWWQLEIQGDRAEELIFAIPDLEIQGTEVLNSNLLRVYLSAEESSTDLALLHGKLETFGLTLVSTTKVAERNWVLESQTSWPDIQIGELTVKFTPSPENAVQQNLDRRTLLVVPSMGFGTGEHETTRMMLELMQSPGIMAATNKSVLDVGTGSGILSIAAAKLYEASITAIEIDGQAVANASENIALNSFSEENIRLIHGDIKLAAETYDLILANIYAEVLLELKADLIKRLNPGGSLIISGILAEKEKLILAEFSENLTVQSIQRQGLWIAVSLRK
- a CDS encoding PQQ-dependent sugar dehydrogenase, whose amino-acid sequence is MRSVYLTIFSALLWTYSQSETLAQAPALNIKLTEIATGLNAPVYLTHSSDHSTRLYVLEQAGKIKIVENAAILATPFLDISTEISSGGERGLLGLAFHPDYQSNRRFFIYVTNPQGDIEIFEYKASAKNSLVADPASKKSIIQIPHPKYGNHNGGCLKFGPDGYLYFATGDGGGAGDTRGNAQNLSSLLGKMLRIDINAKAGTYQVPHDNPFTDDLSAKKGIKPEIWAYGLRNPWRFSFDRKTGVLYAGDVGQNRVEEIDIIERGANYGWNIMEGMFCFKPEKGCLREKLKMPIQQYARKSGTSIIGGYIYRGKKIPELTGKYLFGDFTGGMIWTLTPNANDQWSRADLIAAPGMISSFGEDQAGELYVLGYQGNVYRIDPAISNSYKRSRD
- a CDS encoding O-antigen ligase family protein, with amino-acid sequence MLILSAILVFFIASAAWVSNSLPIAILLLGAVLLAYHVPKFSYYSFFLILPVFGHKPGTWQTAFLLYLSGALLIGSCLRNLVKQDCTTRSANSTLINSYLLISSLSLLGLPLKDLLFDLKSKFPPLGSFALIPFSLTRLATATEELIYYPLLALVLLFLAVLIERNSHQFLTAKERAQALALGLLFTIILGFLGYYGMIPLQELRGLDPTVNAGGVEFRMQSLFGHSGWFAEYVTLTIPCILLILLIPKTYWLRITLILVAALIGELTLVMTYQRGGWLSYPLTLFIIWGMIYLVRCHEQGEANALCALKKSFLKIMLSFPLTLVITAGVLHLSGLDLGAYKSRALEISKTSDRTDFVRAGVMLGMLRPMLGLGGESFAYQFEKEFVAKSGTYFKSIDLPLHGTAHNVYAQTFAGKGLLGLLALILIALKPLQLLLQSIKTNQQLEQIILNAIAACSGIAFLIYGNVQEIFYIPALGFIFFILIGLTSGVTSSQAEQHSRKALSIYAAILIVGALHHYLPPVSGLTQPEVGCYPPEANGARWCGRRALVRLDGLVAKRELEVSAGPYHGATQTLIIEDPTGQQLWAEALAPNTSTKIALDTLRKKIEYFVIKFDGVFVPQVSIPDSTDIRLLAVRVK